The genomic region GGAGCAAAATTCTATCATCGTAGCTGTAAATAGTAGTATAGGCAAATGttggtatgtatatagtaacTGTTTTTAATGTTCCATTCATACATATCTTAGGTTTATATTTCTGacaataaacaattaaatattcaatttgtaatatttctgGGAATTTTGCAGTTCTACAACTGATTCTGACGAGGGCTGTGAAAGAACGGTACCCCGAGAAGAGGTGGAAAGAGCGACGTCTTTTCAACATAACAAAGAGAAAGAGGGAAAAAAGATGTGAATACGAAGAACTTGAGGTGCTGGCTAACAGGAATTTTATCAAAGGTACGGGCGACGGAACCAATGGAAGGACCAGGTGTACAGCGACCTGTCTGTATTTGGGATATACAGCAAGTGGGATCCCGCAAAGGATAGAGGCAACTGGCGACGTTTCGTATTCTCGGCCCAAACCGACCCACAGTTGTAGtgccaaaaaagaagaagaaataaggacggaaaaaaattattaaaattatgaaatatttcttcACTCCATAGGTAACTgaataccatttttatattataaaataatatttttaaatttattatactttaaaaaaattttataacaattaaaactttttttattcaaacttttctataaaaatatttcattaatatttatggcGTTGCTATTTGCCCAGTAAATAGTGAAATTTCCGCAATATCACTGTAAATGATGAAAATAAATGGGTGATCAACGGTGAATGCTGGCGGTGAAAATGCTGGAAGAGATCTGCCCATAATCATGCCTGAAAAAATACCAAATGATATTTGCATGCAGCATTAGGGATATTTACTCCACCGACTTTGAGTTAATGAATGAATGTGGGGTTGTGTGGGTGTGAATTTGTGGAGAATATCTACATGATGTCCGttataaaagtattttacagttaaaaattactttatggTTTTGCTAATTTTCCCACAAAAACAGTTAAGTTCTCTAAGCAATTATTGATCGTGTACATAAATGGCCGATCTACTTTAAAGGTTAACGGTGTTTGATCGATTTCGAGTGCGCAGTTGGAAATACTCATGCCTGAAAGTAGATCAGCGGTGagagaaatattttgttaggCAGAAGCCTTTCGTATTAGTTGAATCAGCGATGAATAGAGACAATAAGCGATACACTATTGTTTTGAACAGAAATGAGATAAGTCAAAATCGGAAAAAGTTAAACCGTCACCAATAAGTGCTACACGGGTTTCCGTGTGTCATTCATGAAGTCTATACCACTAATAACTGAGTTAATGAAGAGATAGACAGAGAAAGAGAGAAggcagcacaaaaaaatatcaCCACAAGTATCTGAGTTAATGGAGAGACaaacagagagagagagagaaagagagagagagaaggtagcacaaaaaaataatgaaaatgtatGATGGTCATTAACGAGTAATTGACAACTTATAGTAAACGTAGATCTAGGTATAGTTCAGCACCTGTACCAAAAATAAGTAAGTAGTATCTCTTCTGAACTGTACAATTGTATTTTTGTGAATTAACCATAAtccaaatagaatttttcagtttttacaaAGGTTTGTTATTTCATTTCGGACAATTTTCAAGATATTTCATCTAAAAAACCCTTATTTCaggaataaaaattgtatttgaaaaatgaaaatgcagAGTTATCGTGTTCCAACAGTCTTTGCTTAACTTCTAGATATGATCTGAGATAGTGGAGTATAAAAAGTCTATTAACTATACCACAATCCACTTTTCAGATTTAGATTTAGATATTATTTTGCTTCCACTCATCTGCCGAACTGtctgggaatcctaccagatGCCATCTACAGAAGCATTATGGAAGAGGATGAGGTGGAAACAGCtaagcacttccttcttgattgttcagcgtttgggaggtcaagacttaagcacttgggagcgcatacttTGAGACATCCCACCGAGCTGGACAAGCTGGCACAGAAGTTCTTCTTTTCTGTGGCATTACAAATTACTACATATAGTAAGCCaagtgcgatctttgatcagtcatctaacctaacctaacatataTGCCGAATAGTCAGATTTTTGATTGAGCTTCTTCTCGCTCTTCATTCTTGAGAATGTgctgtgaaatttatttttatacgacAAAAGGTGGGTGTTAGAGGTTTTCAGTTGACTGACTGAAGCTCGCTTAGAAACATTTTCATGGCATGTAAAGACATACTTAGAAGTTTTCTCTTGGTTGTCGATAGACTTCTGTGGACTCAGACTCTGAAGGTACATATTTAAACTGAAAGGTGAAGAGACATGCTGAAGTGATGGataggtaaaaaaaaacaacaaaatattctcTCATGATCTAAGAAAAATTGTCGTTAGAATAAACTTTCCtttgaaacaattttagttcttcaattttatattttttttattttagtattttagaTATAccgaaacaaataaaatatacatttttgtcaaatataaGATGCCTCATAACCTTTTACGCCCAGTATTACTCTGTTTCCTCGACGAATCAATATCTCCAGCGTCTCGGTCTTCACAAGTTCTTACGAAGTTTCGACAAATCTTTTTCAATGAGCCATACTCCTACGATTAGATGCGATACTCTCCACTGCTTAGCCCTATCTCCACGCTATAATCTCAGACAGGTACAAATTGTGTGAGACGATGATTCCAATTTCGAACGAAAAGTGTAATTACCCCATGAGACACCCTATATGTATAGCCACTGTCTACTCGTATATATGGTACTCTAGTCTCTGAAGTTGCTAATGGTACCAGCAAATAAGAGATTTTGTTCTGAATTCATCACTGCATAGAAAAATGGTCTGTTGGCGATAAACTCGCGTCGAATTTCCACTGGTCGCAAGGACGTGGCGCACATTAAAAGCGCTAAATAAGAAATACgtaattgaagaaatttttaaaaggaGCACTGTTTGTAATGGTAGGAGAGTGCTTATTGATATTTtgctaattattatttaattcatgTACAGTGATTGTAAAtgtgcaaaaattataaaaaaattaataatgtattTTGAGCACTTAAATGAAAGAGTTAAATGAGAGTGAAAGTAAATATTCTTTGTTTTGTACGCGAGTGGCAAAAGAAAGCCCTACTCAGTTAAATTTTCCCCGAAGGTCTATGATTGTTTTAAAATTCTCGAGCAAAAGtcggttttttttaataagctcTGTGAATTTGAACTTTTGACTTTGGTTGAAACCCTTTAAAGGTGAGGCTCTGAGCGAAATAGTGGCTCTAGAAGTTATGTGactattagaaaaaatattgtgcaacctgtagagattcaagagctgccgtttcatccaaaaaaacaaaacaaaaaaaaaaaaaaaacggtttggtgcggtttgtgGGACGGTGAattcatcggttcatatttcttcaaaaatgttgccgTTGAGAACGTAGCCGTCAATTGCGACCATTaactatttaatgcctgaaattgaagcttgtgatctcggcgatatttggtttcaacaaaacggcgccatTTCCCACCCATCGCATCAAtctatggatttattgagaggacACTTCTGTGACCAGATAATTTCGAGTTTTGGGccggttgattggccaccaagatcgtgtgatatcacaccgttaggttttttcctgtggggatatgtaaagcctTAAAGTCTATgcaatcccacttcgattcaggccttggaaaaAACCACGTGTGTCGTTCGCCAATCGAAATGAAATGGAatcaaaattggactcaacggatggtccatctgagacgtagccgcggccaacatttgaaagagataatctgcaaaaaatatcaaataatgttctttcgaataataataaacattttccattaagtttgaagtttctggatattttcttaaaaaaaagtagagaaacttgaaatggatcaccctttataattcGGTGTCGTCTTTTTCTATGTACTATACGTacgtatattaattataaaatattttcttttattttcaaaaacaattggCGAGAAAGAAATCTTTTCTAAATTAGAGTAAAAAcgtggaaaattttaaaattttcaattgagttaattttttacaatgttttgttttttagacaattttaaaaaatttaaaacaaaaaaaattttttgtagaaaaatcttaaaaacattttaatttgtgctaaatattatatttctttagcgatttttattaaattaaaaaaaaattacacactACTTTGAACACTCTGTGCTTTGAAAtgacaaaaatcagctgttttcgTTGTGACATTTAGCagttatttagaatttttaatgaatatattGTGGTTAATataatcgaaatattttaaatagttagAAAGTTTTCACGGTGCGTTTTAGGTATAAAGAAATGCCGCTAAGAAAAAAAACTGCTAGAAAATTCTACCGATCGAGTgatgttaataatattttctttaatcacAAAATTGTTGTATTTATGCTCGGGCAGGTTTTTAAGTGCGTTCAAAGACTAATTGGAATTAATTTATCGCGATTGGTTTCAGAATGAATAACAAATCAActttgttagtttttttcattaaatgttCTGCAGCAGTGACTGCGGGGTATAACATCCCAGCAAGTCACGGCTACCGAAGCTTTAATGCATTAAAAGAAAGTGCAAGTTATAAGGCCTTTGCGTCAGAAAGGATGAATGATTGATTACATGTACATAAGAGTTTCAGTTAAAATAGTCAATTTAGGCGTACGAAATTCATGGAAGCTTTAACAGAAATCACAGGTAGCGCTTTTGGTTATTATCCGGTGAATAAACCAATTGACTTACAGTGAATCAACAAAGTAAgtacaaaaagttaaaattctCAAGCTACAGTCTGTGTCATGTTAGCAAGTACactaattatgtatatatgtaaatatatataggtAATATGTGAAGACCACCACAGTACTTCctccaaatacatatattgtaattaattttgaatcaTCTATGTTTAGtacctttatttttatttgttcgaCTTTATGTAggcttaaataaataatttacaatatatatgtataatttttttttaaatatgcatatgaggtactactacaacaacaagccTAATGAATATTGCATTTTACAATTCATCATGATTTTCGGATGCATTTACAGCATCCAGGCTGCTCACTGTGCCCAAAAACAGTGAAATTGCTGTAGCTATATCTCCGGAACTGTTATGTTTGATCGTATATAAGAATGGATGATCGGCATGAAATTCCGGTATTTCGGAAAAGGACATGGCACAACGTTTTTTACGTATAACGGCGCCTAATGAAAAAACAgaaacacacatactcacagGTAAATAAATGATGCActtgcagatatgtatgtatgtatgtttgtggtgTTAACTATAGATAAACTTATGCTAGTAAGAGATATAATACAGTATTAGAAATGAGCTTAGAGACATAAAGATGTGTAAAGTgaacatataagtatgtacgtatatgtaaaATGGCAAACATAAAGACAAAATTATGTGGATGaacttgagaaaaaaaaagtaatgcTTACCAGTTGCCGCCGCGGCCTCAGTGCCTTCTTCGTTCACTTCGATGAAGGCTTTGTGCACGACTTTCGAGACCTGCAGTGGCTCGTCCGAATCGAGCATGTTACTGAATTCAGCGTCTTTGCTGAACATTCGTGCCATGCCAAGCTGTGGAGAATGCCATATATGGTGTGTTAGAGGTATttcaatataacaaaaaataaaatttcacttaaaaacaACAAGTACAGTAACTATTTACATTTATCAAAGCATCATTCAATTCGATATCGTATTCCGCCTTGAATTTCGGCATTTTCACAATGACCTTCGTGTGGATCAAATAACGTGTGATGTCGCTGAGATTGAAGTTCTTCAGCTTCTCCTGTAGACTGGCCAATCCTGTGCGCGAGTTCGGCAATATCACCACCATCGATAGATCGGAGTCCTTGTAGGGCATTTCGAGCACGGTGGCGTCCAATTCGGATATAACACCATAGCCGAAACTTTCCTTCAAATTCATCATTGGCACACGTACCGAGTCGACTTCATTCAGGTAGAAGTCATCATCACGTGTTGCCGATTTCGGGAACTGGTACTTCCATTCACCCTTAAAGTGTATGGCATTGACCAATACCACGCGCGTGTCAGAGTCCAACGCATCCGGTGAAATGAGATTCTTGATTAGATTATTCGTTTTGGATTCCACCCACTTG from Bactrocera tryoni isolate S06 chromosome 3, CSIRO_BtryS06_freeze2, whole genome shotgun sequence harbors:
- the LOC120772720 gene encoding serine protease inhibitor 42Dd-like isoform X8, which translates into the protein MLMSFIGRKIVNAKNLLALWSPLNRRGNNCNFDTFLSFVLLLSVYTTTATMSSHDQLVAQREFASKSAQFAVKLFNHMYKSDPNKNIIYSPFSIQTCVGMARIGAVGETAAELDRGLGLPPNDVTAIADTFHNVLVTYKDSPILKIANKIYVMQGYSVKKEFNEIATTKFYSSADSINFADNANAANTINKWVESKTNNLIKNLISPDALDSDTRVVLVNAIHFKGEWKYQFPKSATRDDDFYLNEVDSVRVPMMNLKESFGYGVISELDATVLEMPYKDSDLSMVVILPNSRTGLASLQEKLKNFNLSDITRYLIHTKVIVKMPKFKAEYDIELNDALINLGMARMFSKDAEFSNMLDSDEPLQVSKVVHKAFIEVNEEGTEAAAATGMIMGRSLPAFSPPAFTVDHPFIFIIYSDIAEISLFTGQIATP
- the LOC120772720 gene encoding alaserpin-like isoform X5 encodes the protein MLMSFIGRKIVNAKNLLALWSPLNRRGNNCNFDTFLSFVLLLSVYTTTATMSSHDQLVAQREFASKSAQFAVKLFNHMYKSDPNKNIIYSPFSIQTCVGMARIGAVGETAAELDRGLGLPPNDVTAIADTFHNVLVTYKDSPILKIANKIYVMQGYSVKKEFNEIATTKFYSSADSINFADNANAANTINKWVESKTNNLIKNLISPDALDSDTRVVLVNAIHFKGEWKYQFPKSATRDDDFYLNEVDSVRVPMMNLKESFGYGVISELDATVLEMPYKDSDLSMVVILPNSRTGLASLQEKLKNFNLSDITRYLIHTKVIVKMPKFKAEYDIELNDALINLGMARMFSKDAEFSNMLDSDEPLQVSKVVHKAFIEVNEEGTEAAAATALLMCATSLRPVEIRREFIANRPFFYAVMNSEQNLLFAGTISNFRD
- the LOC120772720 gene encoding serine protease inhibitor 42Dd-like isoform X7, which encodes MLMSFIGRKIVNAKNLLALWSPLNRRGNNCNFDTFLSFVLLLSVYTTTATMSSHDQLVAQREFASKSAQFAVKLFNHMYKSDPNKNIIYSPFSIQTCVGMARIGAVGETAAELDRGLGLPPNDVTAIADTFHNVLVTYKDSPILKIANKIYVMQGYSVKKEFNEIATTKFYSSADSINFADNANAANTINKWVESKTNNLIKNLISPDALDSDTRVVLVNAIHFKGEWKYQFPKSATRDDDFYLNEVDSVRVPMMNLKESFGYGVISELDATVLEMPYKDSDLSMVVILPNSRTGLASLQEKLKNFNLSDITRYLIHTKVIVKMPKFKAEYDIELNDALINLGMARMFSKDAEFSNMLDSDEPLQVSKVVHKAFIEVNEEGTEAAAATGMSISNCALEIDQTPLTFKVDRPFMYTINNCLENLTVFVGKLAKP
- the LOC120772720 gene encoding serine protease inhibitor 42Dd-like isoform X1, giving the protein MLMSFIGRKIVNAKNLLALWSPLNRRGNNCNFDTFLSFVLLLSVYTTTATMSSHDQLVAQREFASKSAQFAVKLFNHMYKSDPNKNIIYSPFSIQTCVGMARIGAVGETAAELDRGLGLPPNDVTAIADTFHNVLVTYKDSPILKIANKIYVMQGYSVKKEFNEIATTKFYSSADSINFADNANAANTINKWVESKTNNLIKNLISPDALDSDTRVVLVNAIHFKGEWKYQFPKSATRDDDFYLNEVDSVRVPMMNLKESFGYGVISELDATVLEMPYKDSDLSMVVILPNSRTGLASLQEKLKNFNLSDITRYLIHTKVIVKMPKFKAEYDIELNDALINLGMARMFSKDAEFSNMLDSDEPLQVSKVVHKAFIEVNEEGTEAAAATGAVIRKKRCAMSFSEIPEFHADHPFLYTIKHNSSGDIATAISLFLGTVSSLDAVNASENHDEL
- the LOC120772720 gene encoding serine protease inhibitor 42Dd-like isoform X10, with protein sequence MLSPGNFVRDTFLSFVLLLSVYTTTATMSSHDQLVAQREFASKSAQFAVKLFNHMYKSDPNKNIIYSPFSIQTCVGMARIGAVGETAAELDRGLGLPPNDVTAIADTFHNVLVTYKDSPILKIANKIYVMQGYSVKKEFNEIATTKFYSSADSINFADNANAANTINKWVESKTNNLIKNLISPDALDSDTRVVLVNAIHFKGEWKYQFPKSATRDDDFYLNEVDSVRVPMMNLKESFGYGVISELDATVLEMPYKDSDLSMVVILPNSRTGLASLQEKLKNFNLSDITRYLIHTKVIVKMPKFKAEYDIELNDALINLGMARMFSKDAEFSNMLDSDEPLQVSKVVHKAFIEVNEEGTEAAAATGAVIRKKRCAMSFSEIPEFHADHPFLYTIKHNSSGDIATAISLFLGTVSSLDAVNASENHDEL